One Actinoplanes missouriensis 431 DNA segment encodes these proteins:
- a CDS encoding HAD family hydrolase — MTDSAVFSGATAIVVDLDDTIYPQAAYLYGAARAVGRAGAAAGLDPVRLGRAVRRQLIAGSDRGRTIDRALLRYGVPAADLPAILPVLVAAFTGYRPRRLPLFPGAAAALDAIAARFPIACLTDGNPVIQRAKLAAVGLDAFFPVVVITDELGGRALRKPDPAGLREVASRLGVPPAGLVMIGDRPGKDVAVAAALGARSIRVRTGEYTDCPDDPPATAVVADLPAAAGLLLG; from the coding sequence GTGACCGATTCCGCCGTGTTCTCCGGCGCGACAGCCATCGTCGTCGACCTGGACGACACGATCTATCCGCAGGCCGCCTATCTTTACGGCGCGGCCCGCGCGGTCGGTCGCGCCGGCGCCGCGGCGGGCCTCGACCCGGTGCGGCTCGGCCGGGCGGTCCGGCGCCAGCTGATCGCCGGATCGGACCGCGGCAGGACCATCGACAGAGCCCTTCTCCGGTACGGGGTTCCGGCCGCCGACCTTCCCGCGATCCTGCCGGTCCTGGTGGCGGCGTTCACCGGGTACCGGCCCCGGCGGCTGCCCCTGTTCCCCGGCGCGGCCGCGGCCCTGGACGCGATCGCCGCCCGGTTCCCGATCGCCTGCCTCACCGACGGCAACCCGGTGATCCAGCGCGCCAAACTGGCCGCGGTCGGCCTGGACGCGTTCTTCCCGGTCGTCGTGATCACCGACGAGCTGGGCGGCCGTGCCCTCCGCAAGCCGGACCCGGCCGGGCTGCGGGAGGTGGCGTCCCGGCTCGGCGTCCCGCCCGCCGGGCTCGTGATGATCGGCGACCGGCCGGGCAAGGACGTCGCGGTCGCGGCCGCGCTCGGCGCCCGCTCGATCCGGGTACGCACCGGCGAGTACACCGACTGCCCGGACGACCCGCCCGCGACCGCGGTCGTCGCCGACCTGCCCGCCGCCGCGGGCCTGCTGCTGGGTTGA
- the wecB gene encoding non-hydrolyzing UDP-N-acetylglucosamine 2-epimerase, which translates to MTAKRILVPFGTRPEVIKLAPVVAALREYGHTVLAVDTGQHTVAAMAGDVQRDLGLRPDIRRSLPEPAQDGGSRLGALLEGADEVLRSNPVDLVLALGDTHTVPAYALASRAAGVPFAHLEAGLRSFNPRSLEEVNRRVAAATAQLHFAPTGRAAGFLAGEGVDADRIFIVGNPVIDALRRRGITPVPPADRTGVLVTAHRASNVDDPERLARLIGVVARLADIGPVRFPVHPRTGARLREHGLAERLAAVPGVTCEDPLAYDDLLRELATSRVVVTDSGGLQEEASYLGVPVVVLRRSTPRWEGVETGTAVLTGISTDEEADRAVAAAHRLSAPLMLAHIAALPCPYGDGNTGPRVAELLADPIMDTLLALDEPDYTAGPLPWAVA; encoded by the coding sequence ATGACCGCGAAACGCATCCTTGTCCCGTTCGGCACCCGGCCCGAGGTCATCAAACTCGCCCCGGTCGTGGCCGCCCTGCGCGAGTACGGGCACACCGTCCTGGCCGTCGACACCGGTCAGCACACCGTCGCCGCGATGGCCGGTGACGTGCAGCGCGACCTGGGCCTGCGCCCGGACATCCGGCGGTCCCTGCCGGAGCCGGCGCAGGACGGCGGCAGCCGGCTCGGCGCGCTGCTGGAGGGCGCCGACGAGGTGCTGCGATCCAACCCGGTCGACCTGGTGCTCGCGCTCGGCGACACGCACACCGTCCCCGCGTACGCCCTCGCCTCCCGTGCCGCCGGCGTGCCGTTCGCCCACCTCGAAGCGGGCCTGCGCAGCTTCAACCCGCGCAGCCTCGAGGAGGTCAACCGCCGGGTCGCCGCGGCCACCGCCCAGCTGCACTTCGCGCCGACCGGACGGGCCGCCGGCTTCCTCGCCGGCGAGGGCGTGGACGCCGACCGGATCTTCATCGTCGGTAACCCGGTCATCGACGCGCTGCGGCGGCGGGGCATCACGCCGGTGCCGCCCGCCGACCGTACCGGGGTGCTCGTCACCGCCCACCGGGCGAGCAACGTCGACGACCCGGAGCGCCTGGCCCGCCTGATCGGCGTGGTCGCCCGGCTCGCCGACATCGGGCCGGTCCGCTTCCCGGTCCACCCGCGCACCGGCGCCCGCCTGCGCGAGCACGGCCTCGCCGAGCGCCTCGCCGCGGTGCCCGGCGTGACCTGCGAGGACCCGCTCGCCTACGACGACCTGCTGCGCGAGCTGGCCACCAGCCGGGTGGTGGTCACCGACTCCGGCGGGCTGCAGGAGGAGGCGTCCTACCTCGGTGTCCCGGTGGTCGTGCTGCGGCGCTCGACGCCCCGCTGGGAAGGGGTGGAGACGGGCACCGCGGTGCTCACCGGGATCAGCACCGACGAGGAGGCCGACCGGGCGGTCGCGGCGGCCCACCGGCTGAGCGCGCCACTGATGCTCGCGCACATCGCGGCGCTGCCCTGCCCGTACGGCGACGGCAACACCGGTCCCCGCGTCGCCGAACTGCTCGCCGATCCGATCATGGACACGCTGCTCGCCCTGGACGAGCCCGACTACACCGCCGGACCGCTGCCCTGGGCCGTCGCGTGA
- a CDS encoding GNAT family N-acetyltransferase, with product MSISVTDAPERERFEARDDDGNLAGFVTYQLTGAIIVYTHTEVVPAYEGHGVGSTLAKAVMDDARSRHRTVVPICPFISGWLEKHPEYDAVVARSTRKVK from the coding sequence GTGAGCATCTCTGTGACCGACGCGCCCGAGCGCGAACGCTTCGAGGCGCGTGACGACGACGGCAACCTCGCCGGGTTCGTCACCTATCAGCTGACCGGCGCCATCATCGTCTACACGCACACCGAGGTCGTCCCGGCGTACGAGGGCCATGGTGTGGGTTCCACCCTGGCGAAGGCCGTGATGGACGACGCGAGGTCCCGCCATCGCACCGTCGTGCCGATCTGCCCCTTCATCAGCGGCTGGCTGGAGAAGCACCCGGAATACGACGCGGTGGTCGCCCGGTCCACCCGAAAGGTCAAATAA
- a CDS encoding glycosyltransferase family 2 protein: protein MPEHYRRALLTHVLVLAAALALFGVDRTLGWAATVLNVVFLLFFFRHLAFAVSAARWAERDLDAPVVGIETYTPTIAVLVACKDEELVVDGMVAAMLDLSYPPSALTVVVVDDASTDGTGAKLDAWHVANPRLRVLHRPPGAGGGKSGALNDALALVDAEIAVIFDADHQPEPSVLRRLVRHFRDPRVGAVMGRCVVRNGVESNLASTIFIDYLSGYLVNEYGRQALFELPAYGGANCAVRTDLIRALGGWNPHTVTEDTDLTLRLLLDGYRVRYDSTAVDFEEAVLSNSRFWRQRYRWARGHQKCLRDYWRPVVVTPHLSLMEKLETILFLWVYHVPVLCGLGLILIGLRAFGIGGSSLLQMIALSALLFAGPFTELAVGLVLGRVSRKAVWMLIGFIPAFGMSILTATKAYLDGMWGTTYSWSKTARSGATSAPVKAPLPEAA, encoded by the coding sequence GTGCCGGAGCACTACCGTCGCGCTCTGCTCACCCACGTCCTGGTCCTCGCCGCGGCGCTCGCGCTGTTCGGCGTGGACCGGACGCTGGGCTGGGCCGCGACAGTGCTCAACGTCGTGTTCCTGCTCTTCTTCTTCCGGCATCTCGCGTTCGCGGTCTCGGCGGCCCGCTGGGCGGAACGCGATCTCGACGCGCCCGTCGTCGGCATCGAGACCTACACCCCCACGATCGCCGTCCTGGTCGCCTGCAAGGACGAGGAACTCGTGGTCGACGGCATGGTGGCGGCCATGCTGGACCTGTCCTATCCGCCCTCGGCGCTGACCGTGGTCGTCGTCGACGACGCCTCCACCGACGGCACCGGCGCGAAACTCGACGCCTGGCACGTGGCCAACCCGCGGCTGCGGGTGCTGCACCGGCCGCCCGGCGCCGGCGGCGGCAAGTCCGGCGCCCTCAACGACGCCCTCGCCCTGGTCGACGCGGAGATCGCGGTCATCTTCGACGCCGACCACCAGCCCGAGCCGAGCGTGCTGCGCCGGCTCGTCCGGCATTTCCGGGATCCGCGGGTGGGCGCGGTGATGGGGCGCTGCGTGGTCCGCAACGGCGTCGAGTCGAACCTCGCGTCCACGATCTTCATCGACTACCTGTCCGGCTATCTGGTCAACGAGTACGGCCGGCAGGCGCTGTTCGAACTGCCCGCGTACGGTGGCGCGAACTGTGCGGTCCGCACCGATCTGATCCGGGCGCTCGGCGGCTGGAACCCGCACACCGTCACCGAGGACACCGACCTCACACTGCGGCTGCTGCTCGACGGGTACCGGGTCCGCTACGACTCGACGGCTGTCGACTTCGAGGAAGCGGTGCTGTCGAACAGCCGGTTCTGGCGGCAGCGGTACCGATGGGCGCGCGGCCATCAGAAGTGTCTGCGGGACTATTGGCGGCCGGTCGTCGTCACGCCGCATCTGTCCCTGATGGAGAAGCTGGAGACGATCCTCTTCCTCTGGGTCTACCACGTGCCCGTCCTGTGCGGACTCGGGCTGATACTGATCGGCTTGCGGGCGTTCGGGATCGGCGGCTCGTCGCTGCTCCAGATGATCGCGCTCTCCGCCCTGCTCTTCGCCGGACCCTTCACCGAGCTCGCCGTCGGACTGGTCCTGGGCCGGGTCTCCCGTAAGGCCGTCTGGATGCTGATCGGGTTCATCCCCGCCTTCGGGATGTCGATCCTGACCGCCACCAAGGCCTACCTCGACGGCATGTGGGGCACCACCTACAGCTGGTCCAAGACGGCCCGGTCCGGCGCCACCAGCGCACCCGTGAAGGCGCCGCTCCCGGAGGCGGCATGA
- a CDS encoding PIG-L deacetylase family protein, translating into MRSVLAIGAHPDDIELGCGGTLAAHRAAGDKVTMLVVTGGQNGPGLVDGRRAEAEAAARSLDCNLIWGSLVDCAVTPDAATVALIEQAIREAEADVVYVHAADDSHQDHRAVAAATLSATRHSRRILHYRSPSTTRFEPTVYVDISAHLDRKIAALACHRSQVESSAMVDPEVVAASARHFGAQARVRFAEAFVPARFVWDLAPPLVLPMMSEMPVYSAQVAA; encoded by the coding sequence ATGCGCAGCGTCCTGGCGATCGGCGCGCACCCCGACGACATCGAGCTCGGCTGTGGCGGCACCCTCGCCGCACACCGGGCAGCCGGCGACAAGGTCACCATGCTCGTGGTGACCGGCGGCCAGAACGGTCCCGGCCTGGTCGACGGCCGCCGGGCCGAGGCGGAGGCCGCCGCCCGCAGCCTGGACTGCAATCTGATCTGGGGCAGCCTGGTGGACTGCGCGGTCACCCCGGACGCGGCCACGGTGGCGCTGATCGAGCAGGCGATCCGGGAGGCCGAGGCGGACGTCGTCTACGTGCACGCGGCGGACGACTCGCACCAGGACCACCGCGCGGTCGCGGCGGCCACCCTGTCCGCGACCCGGCACAGCCGGCGGATCCTGCACTACCGCAGCCCGTCCACCACCCGGTTCGAGCCGACCGTCTACGTCGACATCTCGGCGCACCTGGACCGCAAGATCGCCGCTCTGGCGTGTCACCGCAGCCAGGTCGAGTCGTCCGCGATGGTCGACCCGGAGGTGGTCGCCGCCTCGGCCCGGCACTTCGGCGCCCAGGCGCGGGTCCGGTTCGCCGAGGCGTTCGTGCCGGCCCGCTTCGTGTGGGATCTGGCGCCGCCTCTCGTGCTGCCGATGATGTCGGAGATGCCGGTGTACTCGGCGCAGGTAGCCGCGTGA
- a CDS encoding patatin-like phospholipase family protein, whose amino-acid sequence MDLDETPEIRIGLALGGGAVRGAAHVGVLEVLDRAGLEPAVITGTSAGALVGALYAAGKPPSEILKLAQTLRWARLVRPARTRKALFETSKLGLFLETALDHATFDDLRLPFAAVACDLATGEEVVMRDGSVAQAVLASAAVPGVFPPVDRDGQMLVDGSLVNIVPAGVARRLGADIVVAVDVSGPLPRRPPATILHIMVAVSTLQPGGTGTLAKDADLVLSPEVDGYAFWELSRIGEFEQAGRSATEEALPLLRALTEAAAARKLWERTRQPTATQTSSSIP is encoded by the coding sequence ATGGACCTGGACGAGACGCCGGAGATCAGGATCGGGCTGGCCCTCGGTGGCGGCGCGGTGCGCGGGGCCGCGCATGTCGGCGTGCTGGAGGTGCTCGACCGGGCCGGGCTGGAGCCCGCCGTGATCACCGGCACCAGCGCCGGGGCGCTGGTCGGCGCGCTCTACGCCGCCGGGAAGCCGCCGTCCGAGATCCTCAAGCTGGCGCAGACGCTGCGGTGGGCGCGGCTGGTGCGCCCCGCCCGTACCCGGAAAGCGCTCTTCGAGACCAGCAAGCTGGGCCTCTTCCTGGAGACGGCGCTGGACCACGCCACCTTCGACGACCTGAGGCTGCCGTTCGCGGCGGTCGCCTGTGACCTGGCGACCGGCGAGGAGGTGGTGATGCGGGACGGGTCGGTGGCACAGGCGGTGCTCGCCAGTGCGGCGGTGCCGGGCGTGTTCCCGCCGGTGGACCGGGACGGGCAGATGCTCGTCGACGGCTCGCTGGTGAACATCGTCCCCGCCGGGGTGGCCCGCCGCCTCGGCGCCGACATCGTGGTGGCGGTCGACGTGTCCGGCCCGCTGCCGCGCCGCCCGCCGGCCACCATCCTGCACATCATGGTGGCGGTCTCCACGCTGCAGCCGGGCGGCACCGGCACCCTGGCGAAGGACGCCGACCTGGTGCTCAGCCCGGAGGTGGACGGGTACGCGTTCTGGGAGCTGTCCCGGATCGGCGAGTTCGAGCAGGCCGGCCGGTCCGCCACCGAGGAGGCGCTGCCGCTGCTGCGGGCGCTCACCGAGGCCGCCGCGGCCCGCAAGCTCTGGGAGCGGACCCGTCAGCCGACCGCGACCCAGACGTCGTCGAGCATCCCGTGA
- a CDS encoding exosortase/archaeosortase family protein produces the protein MTLVARRLDHALHDRAARRLVPSGTARRRHLVLVEMALAVAGCVGGYLLWIDGARHFEVLICEQIIMALGVDRISAALGDSFLVFGPGLEPVVAQMTGSCSILSSVLALAALAAIVLRERSQVVAGFAVATVFVLAANQVRLVLSLLAGRYFAVDALVFFHDWIGAVINFAYTLIGLLIMIGMTMYDAQRAEQDHTGRHTADRPEAWARPGLGHRVPLDADDAPKEPKVQVAAFLHRRVLPRALSARLARRRERTRVDYRVGHENAARRAAIVRDLAGKGLGVHTATLLAVATHETDIGVLDALADAVAARQWEPIASADVIALRLWARAWLMRAPAGTGPAPTGRLIAVTGAGGPAGVAVIQALQKAGDEVLALDANPEGAGLRLAAHAAVLPRADQPGYAESLLAILAEYRPSALVCTVAEEYRALTPLTARLDEMGVRTWLPDPAAAETCLDKVAFATALHAAGVPHPATAWTAGTAGLVPGPWVVKPARGRGSRDVVLVDEPADLPHAFFTVPGAIVQTRLEGREFTADALVARDGRMLACVPRWRDETRGGISVRGTTFASEAVTEVVTATLRAVGHSGPANVQGFVGPAGEVTIVEVNPRFSGGLPLTLAAGADVVGAYVAGILDPDAALPPLEFRPGLRMARYFSEIFYTSADELVGAAR, from the coding sequence ATGACCCTCGTCGCCCGCCGCCTCGACCACGCCCTGCACGACCGGGCCGCGCGCCGGCTGGTCCCCAGCGGCACGGCCCGCCGCCGCCACCTGGTGCTGGTCGAGATGGCGCTCGCGGTGGCCGGCTGCGTCGGCGGATACCTGCTCTGGATCGACGGGGCCCGGCACTTCGAGGTGCTGATCTGCGAGCAGATCATCATGGCGCTCGGCGTGGATCGGATCTCCGCGGCGCTCGGCGACTCCTTCCTGGTCTTCGGTCCCGGGCTCGAGCCCGTGGTGGCCCAGATGACCGGCTCCTGCTCGATCCTCTCCAGCGTCCTGGCGCTGGCCGCCCTCGCCGCCATCGTCCTGCGCGAACGGTCCCAGGTCGTCGCCGGGTTCGCCGTCGCGACCGTCTTCGTGCTCGCCGCGAACCAGGTCCGGCTCGTGCTGTCGCTGCTGGCCGGGCGGTACTTCGCCGTGGACGCGCTGGTCTTCTTCCACGACTGGATCGGCGCGGTCATCAATTTCGCCTACACCCTGATCGGACTGCTCATCATGATCGGAATGACGATGTACGACGCCCAGCGCGCCGAGCAGGATCACACGGGACGGCACACCGCGGACCGGCCCGAGGCCTGGGCCCGTCCCGGACTCGGTCACCGGGTGCCGCTCGACGCAGACGACGCCCCGAAAGAGCCGAAGGTGCAGGTCGCGGCATTCCTGCATCGCCGGGTGCTGCCGCGGGCCCTGTCGGCGCGCCTGGCCCGACGCCGGGAGCGCACCCGGGTGGACTACCGGGTCGGCCACGAGAACGCCGCCCGCCGCGCCGCCATCGTCCGCGACCTCGCCGGCAAAGGCCTCGGCGTGCACACCGCCACCCTGCTCGCGGTCGCCACCCACGAGACCGACATCGGGGTGCTCGACGCGCTCGCCGACGCGGTCGCCGCCCGCCAGTGGGAGCCGATCGCCAGCGCCGACGTGATCGCGCTGCGGCTCTGGGCCCGGGCCTGGCTGATGCGCGCGCCGGCCGGCACCGGTCCCGCCCCGACCGGCCGCCTGATCGCGGTGACCGGCGCCGGCGGCCCGGCCGGCGTCGCGGTGATCCAGGCGCTGCAGAAGGCCGGCGACGAGGTCCTGGCGCTGGACGCCAACCCCGAGGGGGCCGGGCTCCGGCTTGCCGCGCACGCCGCGGTGCTTCCCCGGGCCGATCAGCCCGGGTACGCCGAGAGCCTGCTCGCCATCCTGGCGGAGTACCGCCCGTCGGCGCTGGTCTGCACGGTCGCCGAGGAGTACCGGGCGCTGACCCCGCTGACCGCCCGCCTCGACGAGATGGGCGTGCGGACCTGGCTGCCCGACCCGGCCGCCGCCGAGACCTGCCTCGACAAGGTCGCCTTCGCCACCGCCCTGCACGCCGCCGGGGTGCCGCACCCGGCCACCGCCTGGACCGCCGGCACCGCCGGGCTGGTCCCCGGTCCCTGGGTGGTGAAACCGGCACGCGGCCGGGGCAGCCGCGACGTGGTCCTGGTCGACGAGCCCGCCGACCTGCCGCACGCGTTCTTCACGGTCCCCGGCGCGATCGTCCAGACCCGCCTGGAGGGCCGCGAGTTCACCGCGGACGCCCTGGTCGCCCGGGACGGCCGGATGCTCGCCTGCGTGCCCCGCTGGCGTGACGAGACCCGCGGCGGCATCTCGGTGCGCGGCACCACGTTCGCGTCGGAGGCCGTCACCGAGGTGGTCACCGCGACGCTCCGGGCGGTCGGCCACAGCGGCCCCGCCAACGTGCAGGGTTTCGTCGGCCCGGCCGGCGAGGTCACGATCGTCGAGGTCAACCCGCGGTTCTCCGGCGGGCTGCCGCTCACCCTCGCGGCCGGCGCGGACGTGGTCGGCGCCTATGTCGCCGGGATCCTCGACCCGGACGCCGCCCTGCCACCGCTGGAGTTCCGGCCGGGCCTGCGGATGGCCCGGTACTTCAGCGAGATCTTCTACACGTCCGCCGACGAGCTCGTGGGAGCCGCCCGATGA